The Sphaeramia orbicularis chromosome 18, fSphaOr1.1, whole genome shotgun sequence genome contains a region encoding:
- the LOC115438397 gene encoding uncharacterized protein DDB_G0271670-like, with amino-acid sequence SSSSSSSSSSSSSSSSSSSSSSSSSSSSSSSSSSSSSSSSSSSSSSSSSSSSSSSSSSSSSSSSSSSSSSSSSSSSSSSSSSSSSSSSSSSSSSSSSSSSSSSSSSSSSSSSSSSSSSSSSSSSSSSSSSSSSSSSSSSSSSSSSSSSSSSSSSSSSSSSSSSSSSSSSSSSSSSSSSSSSSSSSSSSNSSSSSSSSSSSSSSSSSSSSSSSSSCSSSSSSSSSSSSSSSSSSSSSSSSSSSSSSSSSSSSSSSSSSSSSSSSSSSSSSSSSSSSSSSSSSSSSSSSSSSSSSSSSSSSSSSSSSSSSSSS; translated from the coding sequence agcagcagtagcagtagtagcagtagtagtagtagtagcagcagtagtagtagcagtagtagcagtagtagtagcagtagtagtagcagtagtagcagtagtagtagtagtagtagcagtagcagcagtagcagtagtagcagtagtagtagtagtagcagcagtagtagtagcagtagtagcagtagtagtagcagtagcagcagtagcagtagcagtagtagcagtagcagtagcagtagcagcagtagcagtagtagcagtagtagtagtagtagcagcagtagtagtagcagtagtagcagtagtagtagcagtagtagtagcagtagtagcagtagtagtagtagtagtagcagtagcagcagtagcagtagtagcagtagtagtagtagtagcagcagtagtagtagcagtagtagcagtagtagtagcagtagtagtagcagtagtagcagtagtagtagcagtagtagtagcagtagtagcagtagtagtagtagtagtagcagtagcagcagtagcagtagtagcagtagtagtagtagtagcagcagtagtagtaacagtagtagcagtagtagtagcagtagtagtagcagtagtagtagcagcagtagcagtagtagcagtagtagcagttgtagtagtagcagtagtagcagtagtagtagcagtagtagtagcagtagtagcagtagcagcagcagcagtagtagcagtagtagcagtagtagcagcagtagtagtagcagtagtagcagtagtagtagcagtagtagtagcagtagtagcagcagcagcagtagtagcagtagcagtagtagcagtagtagtagtagtagtagcagcagtagtagtagtagcagtagtagtagtagcagtagtagcagtagcagtagcagtagtagcagtagtagtagtagcagcagt